One Pieris rapae chromosome 7, ilPieRapa1.1, whole genome shotgun sequence genomic window carries:
- the LOC110996969 gene encoding putative bolA-like protein K11H12.1 → MSLSFQHGRLISDLVTRKMTSLGGVVANAIKTKLETALQTKHLEVINESYMHNVPKGAETHFKVVVVSDKFDGLPLIKRHRLVNDILQEELRSGVHALSIVAKTPQQWDVSDKVIESSPNCRGGFGK, encoded by the exons ATGTCGCTTAGCTTCCAGCACG GTAGACTAATAAGTGACCTTGTGACGAGGAAAATGACATCTCTCGGTGGCGTCGTTGCTAATgcgataaaaacaaaattggagACTGCTTTACAAACAAAGCATTTAGAGGTGATAAATGAGTCATATATGCACAATGTACCCAAGGGCGCCGAAACTCATTTCAAGGTCGTCGTTGTTTCAGATAAATTCGATGGGTTACCATTGATTAAg agACACCGATTGGTAAATGACATATTACAAGAAGAACTGCGCTCCGGAGTACATGCATTATCAATAGTGGCCAAAACCCCACAGCAGTGGGATGTAAGTGATAAAGTTATAGAGAGTAGCCCAAACTGTAGAGGTGGATTTGGAAAGTGA
- the LOC110996968 gene encoding set1/Ash2 histone methyltransferase complex subunit ASH2 isoform X3, whose translation MDIPLAGNVKGRQGKRRPAVGTETGAPVGKKGRSSDLSSLKLPSHGYPTEHPFNKDGYRYILAEPDPHAPFRQEFDESNEWSGKPIPGWLYRSLCPGVVLLALHDRAPQLKIAEDRLAVTGDKGYCMVRATHGVSRGIWYWEATVEEMPEGAAARVGWGRRYANLQAPLGYDKFGYSWRSRKGTRFHESRGKHYSNSYGEGDTLGFLIVLPESHSTKYTPNTYKDRPLVKFKSHLYYEDKDNIQESLSNLKALAGSRIFFFKNGECQGEAFADVFQGCYYPSVSLHKNCTVSVNFGPNFKCPPNTEQSYRPMSEKAEEAICEQTMADLLYLTENEGKLRLDNFNL comes from the exons ATGGATA tACCACTAGCGGGTAACGTAAAGGGTAGGCAAGGCAAGCGACGGCCGGCAGTTGGTACGGAGACCGGAGCACCCGTTGGCAAGAAGGGTCGCTCCAGTGACTTAAGCTCCCTGAAGCTACCCTCACACGGCTATCCCACAGAGCATCCATTCAACAAAGATGGATATCGTTATATACTTGCCGAGCCAGATCCACATGCGCCGTTTAGACAG gAGTTTGACGAAAGTAATGAATGGAGCGGCAAGCCGATACCTGGATGGTTGTACCGATCGCTTTGCCCCGGCGTAGTGCTGCTGGCATTACACGACCGGGCGCCGCAATTAAAAATAGCTGAAGATAGATTGGCTGTTACTGGAGATAAGGGCTATTGTATGGTGCGAGCCACACAtg GTGTTTCACGTGGAATCTGGTACTGGGAAGCGACTGTAGAAGAGATGCCCGAAGGTGCGGCGGCGCGCGTCGGCTGGGGTCGGAGGTACGCCAACTTGCAAGCCCCGTTAGGGTACGACAAGTTCGGGTATTCGTGGCGAAGCAGAAAGGGCACTAG ATTTCACGAATCCCGCGGAAAGCACTACAGCAATAGCTATGGTGAAGGCGACACTTTGGGCTTCCTCATTGTGCTCCCTGAGAGTCACTCCACCAAATACACGCCCAACACTTACAAAGACAGA CCATTAGTAAAATTCAAGAGCCATCTGTACTACGAAGACAAAGACAACATTCAAGAATCTCTAAGCAATTTGAAGGCACTCGCGGGTAGTcgcatatttttcttcaaaaatgGCGAATGTCAGGGCGAGGCTTTCGCGGATGTGTTCCAGGGATGTTATTATCCGTCCGTTTCGTTGCACAAGAATTGTACAGTTAGTGTTAACTTTGGACCTAATTTCAAGTGTCCCCCGAACACTGAACAATCATATAGACCG ATGTCAGAAAAAGCTGAAGAAGCAATATGTGAACAAACTATGGCGGACTTGTTATATCTGACCGAGAATGAAGGAAAACTACGATTGGATAATTTCAATCTCTGA
- the LOC110996968 gene encoding set1/Ash2 histone methyltransferase complex subunit ASH2 isoform X2 codes for MAVPLAGNVKGRQGKRRPAVGTETGAPVGKKGRSSDLSSLKLPSHGYPTEHPFNKDGYRYILAEPDPHAPFRQEFDESNEWSGKPIPGWLYRSLCPGVVLLALHDRAPQLKIAEDRLAVTGDKGYCMVRATHGVSRGIWYWEATVEEMPEGAAARVGWGRRYANLQAPLGYDKFGYSWRSRKGTRFHESRGKHYSNSYGEGDTLGFLIVLPESHSTKYTPNTYKDRPLVKFKSHLYYEDKDNIQESLSNLKALAGSRIFFFKNGECQGEAFADVFQGCYYPSVSLHKNCTVSVNFGPNFKCPPNTEQSYRPMSEKAEEAICEQTMADLLYLTENEGKLRLDNFNL; via the exons ATGGctg tACCACTAGCGGGTAACGTAAAGGGTAGGCAAGGCAAGCGACGGCCGGCAGTTGGTACGGAGACCGGAGCACCCGTTGGCAAGAAGGGTCGCTCCAGTGACTTAAGCTCCCTGAAGCTACCCTCACACGGCTATCCCACAGAGCATCCATTCAACAAAGATGGATATCGTTATATACTTGCCGAGCCAGATCCACATGCGCCGTTTAGACAG gAGTTTGACGAAAGTAATGAATGGAGCGGCAAGCCGATACCTGGATGGTTGTACCGATCGCTTTGCCCCGGCGTAGTGCTGCTGGCATTACACGACCGGGCGCCGCAATTAAAAATAGCTGAAGATAGATTGGCTGTTACTGGAGATAAGGGCTATTGTATGGTGCGAGCCACACAtg GTGTTTCACGTGGAATCTGGTACTGGGAAGCGACTGTAGAAGAGATGCCCGAAGGTGCGGCGGCGCGCGTCGGCTGGGGTCGGAGGTACGCCAACTTGCAAGCCCCGTTAGGGTACGACAAGTTCGGGTATTCGTGGCGAAGCAGAAAGGGCACTAG ATTTCACGAATCCCGCGGAAAGCACTACAGCAATAGCTATGGTGAAGGCGACACTTTGGGCTTCCTCATTGTGCTCCCTGAGAGTCACTCCACCAAATACACGCCCAACACTTACAAAGACAGA CCATTAGTAAAATTCAAGAGCCATCTGTACTACGAAGACAAAGACAACATTCAAGAATCTCTAAGCAATTTGAAGGCACTCGCGGGTAGTcgcatatttttcttcaaaaatgGCGAATGTCAGGGCGAGGCTTTCGCGGATGTGTTCCAGGGATGTTATTATCCGTCCGTTTCGTTGCACAAGAATTGTACAGTTAGTGTTAACTTTGGACCTAATTTCAAGTGTCCCCCGAACACTGAACAATCATATAGACCG ATGTCAGAAAAAGCTGAAGAAGCAATATGTGAACAAACTATGGCGGACTTGTTATATCTGACCGAGAATGAAGGAAAACTACGATTGGATAATTTCAATCTCTGA
- the LOC110996968 gene encoding set1/Ash2 histone methyltransferase complex subunit ASH2 isoform X1 produces MEISSKNSYNSQTMESQKAGENIDKNKHKTANDANGHCYCGKDRNLNIVELLCASCNRWFHESCIGYQLGKLVPFMTNYLFICKNCSPTGLETFKKNQAPFPQMCLTALANLRQESVKDGSNKTMFGKDREIIPYIDQYWEAMTTMPRRVTQSWYATVQRALIKDIQVMFTYEEDANQGPMYGLFNIELTNIKPNYEAMIKQGQLKVTDMGIATIPLAGNVKGRQGKRRPAVGTETGAPVGKKGRSSDLSSLKLPSHGYPTEHPFNKDGYRYILAEPDPHAPFRQEFDESNEWSGKPIPGWLYRSLCPGVVLLALHDRAPQLKIAEDRLAVTGDKGYCMVRATHGVSRGIWYWEATVEEMPEGAAARVGWGRRYANLQAPLGYDKFGYSWRSRKGTRFHESRGKHYSNSYGEGDTLGFLIVLPESHSTKYTPNTYKDRPLVKFKSHLYYEDKDNIQESLSNLKALAGSRIFFFKNGECQGEAFADVFQGCYYPSVSLHKNCTVSVNFGPNFKCPPNTEQSYRPMSEKAEEAICEQTMADLLYLTENEGKLRLDNFNL; encoded by the exons ATGGAAATCTCTTCTAAAAATTCGTATAACTCTCAGACAATGGAATCTCAAAAAGCGGGGGAAAATATcgataaaaacaaacacaaaaccGCGAATGATGCCAATGGACATTGTTACTG CGGTAAAGATCGAAATCTGAATATAGTTGAACTCCTTTGTGCTTCTTGCAACAGGTGGTTTCACGAATCATGTATTGGATATCAGTTGGGGAAATTGGTTCCATTTATGACAAATTActtgtttatatgtaaaaactgTTCTCCTACTGGTTTGGAAACATTCAAAAAGAATCAAGCAC CTTTTCCCCAAATGTGTCTTACTGCCTTAGCCAATCTCCGGCAAGAAAGTGTAAAAGATGGCAGTAATAAGACAATGTTTGGTAAGGACAGAGAAATTATTCCATACATTGATCAGTACTGGGAGGCTATGACAACAATGCCTAGAAG AGTTACACAATCTTGGTATGCCACAGTGCAACGAgcattaattaaagatattcaAGTTATGTTTACATATGAAGAAGATGCAAATCAAGGGCCAATGTATGGATTATTTAACATTGAGCTCACTAATATTAAGCCTAATTATGAAGCTATGATAAAACAGGGACAATTGAAAGTTACCGATATGGGTATAGCAACAA tACCACTAGCGGGTAACGTAAAGGGTAGGCAAGGCAAGCGACGGCCGGCAGTTGGTACGGAGACCGGAGCACCCGTTGGCAAGAAGGGTCGCTCCAGTGACTTAAGCTCCCTGAAGCTACCCTCACACGGCTATCCCACAGAGCATCCATTCAACAAAGATGGATATCGTTATATACTTGCCGAGCCAGATCCACATGCGCCGTTTAGACAG gAGTTTGACGAAAGTAATGAATGGAGCGGCAAGCCGATACCTGGATGGTTGTACCGATCGCTTTGCCCCGGCGTAGTGCTGCTGGCATTACACGACCGGGCGCCGCAATTAAAAATAGCTGAAGATAGATTGGCTGTTACTGGAGATAAGGGCTATTGTATGGTGCGAGCCACACAtg GTGTTTCACGTGGAATCTGGTACTGGGAAGCGACTGTAGAAGAGATGCCCGAAGGTGCGGCGGCGCGCGTCGGCTGGGGTCGGAGGTACGCCAACTTGCAAGCCCCGTTAGGGTACGACAAGTTCGGGTATTCGTGGCGAAGCAGAAAGGGCACTAG ATTTCACGAATCCCGCGGAAAGCACTACAGCAATAGCTATGGTGAAGGCGACACTTTGGGCTTCCTCATTGTGCTCCCTGAGAGTCACTCCACCAAATACACGCCCAACACTTACAAAGACAGA CCATTAGTAAAATTCAAGAGCCATCTGTACTACGAAGACAAAGACAACATTCAAGAATCTCTAAGCAATTTGAAGGCACTCGCGGGTAGTcgcatatttttcttcaaaaatgGCGAATGTCAGGGCGAGGCTTTCGCGGATGTGTTCCAGGGATGTTATTATCCGTCCGTTTCGTTGCACAAGAATTGTACAGTTAGTGTTAACTTTGGACCTAATTTCAAGTGTCCCCCGAACACTGAACAATCATATAGACCG ATGTCAGAAAAAGCTGAAGAAGCAATATGTGAACAAACTATGGCGGACTTGTTATATCTGACCGAGAATGAAGGAAAACTACGATTGGATAATTTCAATCTCTGA
- the LOC110996975 gene encoding uncharacterized protein LOC110996975, whose protein sequence is MDSITSTDDLNIETTLRQENILLDIIKEVCFTSDSKLSSKLIGKVNRIIADCDLTHYTSLHKLSTADESTATVLGFMNQTATELTFDEQTELNEAILNRIQTKLPMCNTELNQLQQAIGAKKSHKNTIQELHKSIDDKITVLKEQENEKVDLMMEWLNHKLNYVSTFTNNTTELLTLKTKILEVKSRIMHLNILQNIYTETNDSIRAYTEIHKDLKDSIKETEQRIKDYKEIIQNSL, encoded by the exons ATGGATTCTATTACCAGTACGGATGATTTGAATATTGAAACAACATTGCGGCAAGAGAACATTCTTTTGGACATAATAAAAGAAGTTTGTTTTACTTCAGATTCTAAATTGTCATCTAAACTAATTGGTAAAGTTAATAGAATTATAGCCGACTGTGATCTTACTCATTATACTAGCCTCCACAAACTCTCGACAGCTGATGAAAGTACAGCTACTGTTTTAG GGTTTATGAACCAAACAGCAACAGAGTTAACCTTCGATGAGCAAACAGAATTAAACGAAGCTATTTTGAATAGAATACAAACTAAACTACCAATGTGTAACACTGAATTAAATCAACTGCAGCAGGCAATAGGAGCTAAAAAATCTCACAAAAATACCATACAAGAATTACATAAAAGCATAGATGATAAAATAACTGTGTTGAAAGAGCAGGAGAATGAGAAGGTGGATTTAATGATGGAATGGCTTAATCATAAATTGAACTATGTTTcaacatttacaaataatactacTGAACTATTAacacttaaaactaaaatattggaAGTTAAATCAAG AATTATGCATTTGAACAtccttcaaaatatttatacggAAACAAATGATTCTATCAGAGCCTACACCGAAATCCATAAGGATTTAAAAGACAGCATCAAAGAAACTGAGCAAAGAATTAAAGattacaaagaaattatacaaaacagtttataa